The following coding sequences lie in one Cannabis sativa cultivar Pink pepper isolate KNU-18-1 chromosome 5, ASM2916894v1, whole genome shotgun sequence genomic window:
- the LOC115716925 gene encoding uncharacterized protein LOC115716925, with amino-acid sequence MVKAVVGEETQLKQAEDRLAQSALPTQVGLVIGKLSSNLDRGFVFDLIPTPLNDAGDPASSLLESSKDDKKKGPKSKSQSSVDSSSLAIDKDWVAEHARQVSKMLSGGMKVIGIYVWVGDSAFKNSTIVLCQTLKGVADAAPLSETDLDERILIHICYSPRRWTCRNYSLGSSISSSNLRPCDFKMGKVITSLQKFRCLYNFDLRLPIYKNASSVQTLPDVLRHGISVHAKELKGAKAIIDGNLLVNDEPCTSDGLHEVELLLPFMKNASTEACSQKEVIGVIVFSGSVCSFGYINSKEPISQVVADIKEDIILSLQSRLDIICDEADGDTDQTNGESKESDEKMTLETCTSQLAIHLLRKTTNLSLPRRVFIPWLGDLFVCDYLQSSETHEVLKDHCVELLSMDTTIDTTTILEPEIEPPKVIATSFWDVAVPLDPAASSSSSKNSGVVETSRGETSGNTAKSANFNIIIAAFFLFLSVIVGYVLIIIKRS; translated from the exons ATGGTGAAAGCGGTGGTCGGAGAAGAAACTCAGCTCAAACAAGCTGAAGATCGTCTCGCTCAATCTGCACTTCCGACTCAGGTGGGACTTGTGATTGGCAAACTCAGCTCCAATCTAGATAGGGGTTTCGTCTTTGATTTGATCCCAACTCCACTCAACGATGCTGGAGACCCTGCTTCTTCTCTCCTCGAATCCTCTAAAGATGACAAAAAGAAGGGACCTAAATCCAAATCACAGTCCTCCGTTGATTCTTCTTCTCTCGCCATTGACAAGGACTGGGTCGCCGAACATGCTCGCCAG GTGTCTAAAATGTTATCTGGTGGAATGAAGGTGATTGGTATCTATGTATGGGTTGGTGATAGCGCTTTCAAAAATTCAACCATTGTGCTTTGTCag ACTTTAAAGGGTGTTGCTGATGCTGCACCACTCTCGGAGACTGATCTAGATGAAAgaattcttattcacatatgCTATAGTCCAAGGAG GTGGACATGTCGAAACTATTCATTGGGTTCAAGTATTTCTTCGAGCAATCTAAGACCTTGTGACTTTAAGATGGGGAAAGTTATAACTTCGCTTCAAAAGTTTAGGTGCTTGTACAACTTTGATCTTAG ATTGCCCATTTATAAGAATGCATCAAGTGTCCAAACATTGCCTGATGTACTCCGACATGGGATTTCTGTTCATGCGAAAGAGCTGAAAGGTGCAAAAGCCATCATTGATGGGAATTTG CTTGTTAATGATGAACCATGCACATCAGATGGTTTGCATGAAGTTGAATTGCTGCTACCATTCATGAAAAATGCTTCAACTGAAG CATGCAGCCAAAAAGAAGTCATTGGTGTTATCGTTTTTAGTGGCTCCGTATGTTCTTTTGGATACATAAATTCAAAAGAACCAATTTCACAAGTTGTTGCTGATATAAAG GAAGATATTATTCTTAGCTTGCAAAGTAGACTAGATATCATCTGCGACGAGGCAGATGGAGATACAGACCAGACTAATGGTGAAAGCAAGGAGTCAGATGAAAAAATGACTCTAGAAACTTGTACCTCCCAACTTGCCATACACCTATTGCG AAAAACTACCAACCTTTCACTTCCCCGAAGAGTCTTTATTCCTTGGTTGGGGGATTTGTTTGTGTGTGACTATCTACAATCATCTGAGACCCATGAG GTACTAAAAGATCATTGTGTGGAGCTGTTGTCAATGGATACCACAATTGATACCACCACAATTTTGGAACCTGAAATAGAACCACCTAAGGTAATAGCTACATCTTTTTGGGATGTGGCTGTGCCTCTCGACCCAGCAGCATCGAGCTCTTCCTCGAAGAATAGTGGTGTTGTTGAGACATCCAGAGGAGAAACTAGTGGGAACACAGCCAAGTCTGCAAATTTCAACATCATAATAGCTGCCTTCTTCCTTTTTCTGTCTGTCATTGTTGGGTATGTTCTCATTATCATCAAACGATCTTAG